A region of Burkholderia gladioli DNA encodes the following proteins:
- the metC gene encoding cystathionine beta-lyase: MSETRLAMQMDTTIAHAGSDPASHHGFVNPPIYRGSTVVFPDVETMSRGGQRYQYGRWGNPTTSALTQAITALEDAAGTVLCPSGLSACTTAILTAVGTGDHLLMPDNVYGPARQFCDTVGARMGLETTYYDPLIGADIESLIRPNTAAIYTESPGSHTFEIQDVRAIADVAHRHDALVIMDNTWATPLYFQPIAAGVDLSVMAATKYVVGHSDALVGTVAASPLAWERLRAFHLQMGLYVSPDDVALTLRGLRTMSVRLARHQESALKVARWLESREEVSRVIYPALPSHANHDLWVRDFAGASGLFSFVTRPAPQASVSSMLNELSFFAIGYSWGGFESLAMQVDPRKMRSATTWTDEGHLIRLHIGLENPDDLIDDLKRGLERFDAHA, from the coding sequence ATGAGTGAAACCAGGCTTGCCATGCAAATGGACACCACGATTGCCCACGCTGGAAGTGATCCCGCGTCCCATCACGGATTTGTCAATCCGCCGATCTATCGCGGTTCAACCGTGGTGTTTCCAGACGTCGAGACAATGTCTCGCGGTGGACAACGGTATCAATACGGACGTTGGGGCAACCCGACTACCTCAGCGCTGACGCAGGCCATTACCGCGCTGGAAGATGCCGCCGGCACCGTTCTCTGTCCGTCTGGCCTGTCGGCCTGCACGACAGCGATTCTGACCGCAGTGGGCACCGGTGACCATCTGTTGATGCCCGACAATGTCTATGGACCCGCCCGGCAATTCTGCGACACGGTCGGCGCACGTATGGGTCTCGAAACCACGTACTATGATCCGCTTATTGGTGCAGACATCGAGTCGTTGATTCGCCCCAATACGGCTGCGATCTACACCGAATCGCCTGGCTCGCACACCTTCGAGATACAGGATGTGAGGGCGATCGCAGACGTGGCGCATCGCCACGACGCGCTCGTCATCATGGATAACACGTGGGCGACGCCTTTGTATTTCCAGCCGATTGCAGCGGGAGTGGATCTTTCCGTGATGGCGGCGACAAAATATGTCGTCGGACACTCGGATGCACTGGTCGGCACCGTCGCAGCGTCCCCACTGGCGTGGGAAAGACTCCGGGCGTTTCATCTTCAGATGGGACTTTATGTCAGCCCGGATGACGTCGCTCTGACTCTGCGGGGACTTCGCACGATGTCAGTGCGGCTTGCCCGCCATCAGGAAAGCGCACTGAAAGTGGCCCGGTGGCTTGAGAGCCGTGAGGAAGTGTCGCGTGTCATTTACCCCGCGTTACCTTCCCATGCCAACCATGATCTTTGGGTGCGGGACTTTGCGGGTGCAAGCGGGCTGTTCTCGTTTGTGACCAGACCGGCGCCACAGGCTTCGGTTAGCAGCATGCTCAACGAACTGTCCTTTTTCGCCATCGGCTATTCGTGGGGCGGCTTTGAAAGTCTGGCCATGCAGGTCGATCCACGCAAGATGCGTAGCGCGACCACATGGACGGACGAAGGTCATCTGATCCGTTTGCACATCGGACTTGAGAACCCGGACGACCTGATCGATGATCTGAAGCGCGGACTCGAGCGCTTCGACGCGCATGCATGA